The stretch of DNA ACCTCTCGGACGCGAAGACGATCGAGCGCTTCGCCGCGAGCGTGCAGAGCCTGGAACGCCTGAAGCTCCTGACGATCCTGACGGTGGCCGACATCACGGCGGTCGGCCCCGGCGTCTGGACGGCCTGGAAGGGCACGCTGCTCCGCACGCTCTACGACGAGACCGAAGTCTACCTGTCGGGCGGCCATTCCGAGATCGCCCGCACAGACCGGGTCCGCCTCGTCCAGATGAGCCTGCGCGAGCAGCTGCCCGGCTGGGCGTCGGAGGAGTTCGACGCCTACGCGGCCCGCCACGGCCAAGCCTACTGGCTCAAGGTCGACAGCACGCGCCAGTTCAAGAATGCCGGGTTCCTGCGCGATGCGCTGGCCGATGGCCGCACCAGCGCGACCGACGTGGCCCTCGACCCCGTGCGGGGGGTGACCGAGATCACCGTCTACTCGCCCGACCACCCGCGGCTTCTGGCGATCGTCACCGGGGCCTGCGCGGCCGCCGGCAGCAACATCGTCGACGCGCAGATCTTCACCACGACGGACGGCTTCGCCCTCGACACGATCTTCATCTCCCGCGCCTTCGAGCGCGACGAGGACGAGCTGCGCCGGACCAAGCGCATCACGGCGGCGATCGAGCGGGCGCTCAAGGGCGAGATCAAGATCGCCGACCTCGTCGCCGACAAACACCCGCCGACCAGCACGCGCGCCAAGACCTTCCCGGTGCCGCCGGACGTGATCATCGACAACGCGCTGTCGAGCCGGGAGACCGTCGTCGAGGTCACGGGCCTCGACCGGCCCGGCCTGCTCTACGAGCTGACCACCGCCTTCGGCCGGCTGTCGCTCAACATCACCTCGGCGCATGTAGCGACCTTCGGCGAACGGGCGGTCGACGTCTTCTACGTCACCGACCTCACCGGCACCCGGGTAACCCAGCCCGATCGGCAGGCCGCGATCCGCGGCGCCGTGATGGATGTGTTCGCCGGCGATGTCGCCGCCCTCAAGGCGGAGGGTCTGGAGGCCCTGGTCGCCGCCCCCCCACCGCGCGAGGCGTGAGCGCCGGGTTGATTTCGCCGCCGCCGGGCCAGATATCAGCGCCGGCTCCGATTGCCGCGAACCACCCTGCCCTGATGACTGAAACACGATGACGAGCAACGACATGCCCCAGGATGACCAGCGCCAGACCACGGTCGAAGCCGGTGCCGGCGCGACCCAGGATACGGCGCCCGCAGGTCAGGGTGCCGAGGCGGCCTCCGTCGATCCTGTCGCGGAGGCCCTGGCCCTGCTCACCGCCGAGCGCGACGAGTTGAAGGACCGGATGCTGCGGACGCTTGCCGAGATGGAGAACCTGCGCCGCCGGACCGAGCGCGAGGTCGCGGATGCGCGCAGCTACGCGGTGACGAACTTCGCCCGCGACGTGCTCAACGTCGCCGACAACATCCGCCGCGCCCTCGACAGCGTCCCGGCTGACGCGAAGGCTACGGCCGACGGCGCGCTGAAAGGCTTGATCGACGGGATCGAGCTCACCGAACGCGACCTCGGCAAGACCCTGGAGCGGCACGGGGTAAAAATCGTCGAGCCCCAGGGCCAGAAGTTCGACCCGAACCGGCATCAGGCCATGTTCGAGGTGCCGAACCCGGAGGTGCCCGCCGGCACCGTCGTTCAGGTCGTGCAGGCCGGCTACGTCATCGGCGAGCGCGTGCTGCGCCCCGCCCTGGTCGGCGTGGCCAAGGGCGGTCCGAAGGCGGCCGCCAACCCGGCCGACGCCGCCTGATCGCGGCCCCCCTGATCGGAACCGCGGCGCTGGCCTACTGGCAGGGCAGCGCCGTGGCGAAGCTCGCGATGAACTGCGCCGTCTGGCGGGTCTGAATCGGCGCCCGTTGATCGCGCGCCACCCGACCCGCCTCCACCTCGAGGCGCCGGTTGCAGGCACAGCTCGTCAGGACGCCCGAATCAGGGTCGGTCGAGCAGGCGTCGTGATGCGCGCAGGCGAGATCCAGCGCGTCGATCGGCCCATAGCCGGGGCCGCGGTTCCCCGGCCCACAATAATTGCCGTAGATCAGGATCGCGCCTCGGCCGGATGCGCTCGGCGGAACGATGTCCTGCGCCCGCGCCCCCGCCGCATAGGCTGCGAGTCCGAGGACGAGAAACGCCAACTTGGTGAAGGTCGGGCTGGCAGCGATCACGGCCGATCCTGTCGGAAATGTCTCCTGACACCGCGCGGCGATACCCGTGCGGCATCCGGCACCGACGACCCGAATCAGCCCGTGGACACGATCGACGGGCTGAAGGATCGCGGTGCCGAACGCCATCCATAGCGCCTCACCACGGCCAAGCCGTCAAGATCTGATGGGGTCAATATTGACTTGGATCGGCAATTTACCTCAGCCCCGACAAGAGCAAACCCCGAATCTTGTTTGCCGGCACCGTAATACGCGGGACGGCTGGCGTTGTAATAGGTCCATCCGGTGCAGTCACGACCAAGATGGATGTACAGTGGTTTCACTTTGGCGGAGGGCCTCTCGCTGACGGCATACTCGATGCTGCCGGCCACCGCGGGGCCGGTGCTGCCTGTGGGCGAAGGCCCAGTCGGCACTCAGACCGGCGTAGAACGCGGTCCAGGTGAATACCGGCAGCAGAGGCCGCGGTACGCTGCGGGGCTGACCCACGGCTTGGCGCTGCGCGAGAAGCAGCCTGCCGCTGCGTCGCGGAGCGCGGCACGGAACGATAGCCTCATGGGGGTCCCATGCGTGGAGCGGCAGAGCCGCGGGCTCACAGGGCCAGCATGAGCAAGCCGACGATGGTCACGGAGAGGATCAGGCAGAGCGCCAGATCGAGGATCGGGCCTCCGCCGCAGCTGGCTACCGGTCGCTCCCGCTCCAGGCCTGTCTCCGACAGAACGATCACGACCGGATCCCCCCTTGGCGAAGAGCGATTGCGGCGGTCCGCATGGCCCGGTGGGCACGTGTAGGCGTAACGGTACCCGAGGATACCGCCGCCCCGCCTGAGGGGGAGACGGGAGCGGCGGCCTGCGGCGCCTTCGATCCGTTGCCGCGGTGGACCGTATCCGCGACAGCGATACCAATGGCGGGCAGCGCGAGGGCGGCGAGGACGCAGGCGATGCGTCCAAGCCGCAGCATGGGGTTTTCCTGCCGGCTTCGGCAGGTGGACGTCGTGGTGAGCGTGAGAGGCGGCAACGCGTCATCGACGAGCCTGCGAGGAACCACCTTCATCTGCGCGCTCCGGCGACCCGTGGGAAAATTGAACACGTCCGAAATTTATGTGTGCAAATTTCCCACGTCAATTGGGAAAACGCGCACCGATGTGCGGCGCCGCACGTTGTGGGATTGTCTCCCACGGCACATGCGCTAACGATGAGGCCATGTCCGAGTCTGTCGATACCCCGCGCGAGGGCGCCAGTCTGCACGCGCCCCTGGCGCGGCTGTTGCGCCCGCTCGTGCGCCTGCTGGTGGCACGGGGCATCACCTTCCCGGCTCTCACGGATCTGCTGCGCGAACTCTACGTGAACGTCGCCGAGTACGATTTTGCCCTCGCCGGCAAGGAACAGACGGACAGCCGCGTCTCGCTTCTCACCGGCATCCATCGCAAGGAGGTGCGGCGGCTGCGCGGTGCCGGCGCACCGGTCAGCGTGGTGCCGGCCGTCGTCTCGCGCACGAGCCGCATCATCGCCCGGTGGATCGCCGACCCGGCCTACACCGATCCGCAGGGGCACCCCCTGCCGCTGCCGCGGACCGCCGAGGGCAGCGCGTCCTCCTTCGAGACCCTGGTCTCGGGCATCACCCGGGACGTGCGGCCGCGCGCCGTCCTCGACGAATGGCTCGACCGCGGCCTCGCCTTCACGGACGCGCAGGACCGGATCGTGCTGGCGGAAGCGGCCTATGTACCGCGGGGCGACGGCGCGGAGGGGCCGCAGCTCTACTATTTCGGCCGCAACCTGCACGACCACATCGCGGCCGCCGTGGCCAACATCGTCGGCGACAGGCCGCGCTTCCTTGAGCGGGCCGTCCACTACGACGGGCTCTCCAGGGAACTCGCGATCAAGCTCGAGGCGCGAGCGCGCGAGATCGCCATGGAGGCTCTGCAGCAGGCCAATCGGGAAGCGCACGCCGCCTGCCAGACCGATCCGGGCGGCGACCACCGCTGGAACTTCGGGCTCTACATCTACACGGAAGCCGCCGCCTCGGCGCCCCCCACGGACGGGCGCTGAGGAGCCGGCCGGTGCGATCCTTGCCGAACCGCCGGTTCGTCCTTCGCCTGCTCGCGGGCGCCGCAGCCCTGAGCCCGGTTGCCGTGCGCCCGCAGGAGGCCCCGCGCGACCAGGGCATCGGCGGCACCGGCATGATGAGGACCGACGAGCCGCGCGACGGCGCGCTGGGGGAAGGCGACCGCGGCATCGGCGGCACCGGCGTGATCGGGACGATCCGCCGCTTCGGCTCGATCATCGTCAACGACCTGCGCATCGCCTACCCCCCAGGGGTCGAGGTCCGGATCGACGGCGAAGCCGGGACGGCGGCCGATCTGAAGATCGGCCAAGTCGTCCATGTGGTCGCGCGGCCCGACGGCGGCGGCCTCGCCACACGCCGGATCGACGTGACGAGCGAGGTGGTCGGACGGGTCGAGTCGGTCGCGCCGGGACGGATGATCGTGCTTGGGCAAAGGGTCTCCACCGCGGGTCTGGCTGGCGCCTGGCAGCCGGGCACCCGGGTCGCTGTGAGCGGCCTGCGCCGGCCTGACGGCGTGATCGTCGCGAGCCTGATCGAGCCGCGCGCGTCCGGGCCGGACCGCGTCGCCGGGCCGGTGCGGCGCGAGTCCGGGGGTGCCCTCACCATCGGGCGCCTGCGCCTGACGGGCGCGGAGGCCCTGCCGCCGGGCCGACGCGCCCTGGTGACCGGCACCGAGGCGGACGGCGCGCTGCGCGTGACGAACGCCGCGCAGGTCGGGCTGCCGTTTCCGCCAGGCCTGAAGCAGGTCTCCATCGAAGCCTATATCGGCCGGACCGGCACCCGCCTGGATGTCGGCTCCGGCTACGCCGTCGCGGGACGTCCGAACGCCCTCGTGCCTCACACGGGAAGTGCGCGGGCCGTGCTGACCGCGACCGTCGCGCGGGACGGCGATCTGACCGTCGAGCGGCTGCGGGTCGAGAACCGCATCGCGCCCGAGCCTCCGCAGCCGGACACGCCCCGGTTCGAGCGGGAACGCGACCGCCTCGACTTGCGCAACCTGCCCGACGAGATTCCCGGCCGCTTCGGCGCCGAGCCCGGCGGTCGGCAGGGCGGTCCGGGCGGCATCGGCGAGCTGCACGGCCCCGCGATCGATACCCGGCCGGGTGCCGCGGTCGTCCCCGGGGCGGACGGTGCTGGCGGATTTAGGGCGCCCCACGGCGGCTTCGGCGGCGCACCGCCGGCAGGTCCCGGAGCGTTCCCGGGCGGCCCGGGCGGATTTGGCGGACCGCCCGGTGGTCCTGGCCCTGGCCCCAGTGGCGGCGGCTTAGGCGGCGGTTTCGGCGGACCGGGGGGCGGTCGGCGCTAGGATGACGGCCGTCAGGCGTCCGTCTCGCGGGCGAGCAGGGCGCGCTTGCGCGCAACGCCCCAGCGATACCCCGACAGGGCACCGTCCGAGCGCACCACCCGGTGGCAGGGGATCGCGATCGCGAGGGGGTTTGCGCCGCAGGCCTGGGCGACCGCCCGCATCGCGGCCGGCGCGCCGATCGCGCGGGCGATCTCGGCATAGCTCGCTGTCGAGCCGACCGGGATCTTCCTCAGCGCCTCCCAGACCCGCTGCTGAAAGGCGGTGCCGCGAATGTCCAGCGGCAGATCGAGGCCGCCGCCCGGCGCCTCGACGAGGCCGATGACCCGCGCCATCCAGGTTTCGAAGGCCGGATCGCCGCCCTCGATCTCCGCCCTCGGGAAGCGATCCTGGAGATCCCGCACTAGGGCATCGGGCTCGTCTCCGAGCAGGATCGCGCAGACGCCTGTGGCGGTGGCGGCGACGAGGATCGCCCCGAGGGAGCAGGCCCCGACGCCGAATCGCATGGGGATGCCGGCGGCCCCCTTCCGGTATTGGTCGGGCGCCATGCCGAGGCGCGGGGCGCCCCCGGCATAGAACCGGCTCGCGGTGCCGTAGCCGGCCTCGTAGAGCGCCTCCGTTACGGTTTCGGCGCCCGGCAACCGGGCCGTAAGCACCGCGGCGCGGCAGGAGGCGGCGTAGGTCTTCGGGGTGACTCCCGTGGCGGCCTTGAAGATCCGGTGGAAGTGGAAGGCGCTCAGGCCGGCGTCACGAGCGAGTTCCGCGAGTGGTGGCATCGTCTCGGCCGCCTCGATGGCCCGGCAGGCCCGGGCCACCGCCTCGGCGCGACGTTCGGCCAAGCCGGCCTCGTTCGGCCAGCAACGCCGGCATGGCCGGAAGCCGGCGGCCTCCGCTTCCGCGCAGGTCGCGTGGAAGCTCACATTCTCGGGCCGGGCCGCGCGGGACGCGCAGCTCGGGCGGCAATACACGCCGGTGGAGCGGACCGCGTACACGAAGGTGCCGTCCGCCCGCACGTCGCGATCGGCCAGGGCAGCCCATCGGGCGGCCTCGGCGGTGTCGATCTTGGGGCGGTTGCTCATGGCGGCAGCACTATGCGTCTTGGCGCAGGCGATGGGGAGGGGCATGACGGAACCTGACGGGCGGGAGCGGACGTTCCCGCCACCCTGCCCGTTCGCCACAATCCCGGCATCCCACTCCTTGCTGCCGAATCCGCACTCCTGGGCGGACGCAACCTGAGCAGCCGATCAGTCTCACGAGTGCGCCATGGCTTCGAGCACGCCCGACCACATCCATGTCGGCAAGGACGGTTGGCTGTTCCTCAAGACCGGGACCAACGACGTCCTCGGCCAGTACGAGCGGCCGGAGGAGACCACCGAGCTTGTCTGGCAATGGCGGAGCCTCTTGGCGACCCGCGAGCGGCGGCTGCGGGCCATGGGCATCCTGTACCGGCATGTGGTAGCGCCGGAGAAACTGATGATCTACGACCACCGGCTCGACGGCATCACGATCCGGCCGACCGCCTCGCCGGCCTACCGGCTGCTCCATAGCGAGCCTCCGCTGGTCGGCCGTCGTGGGCCGCTCGGCCTCTATACCGCGTGGCGTCGGCGGAAACGCTGGCGGGAGACCTGCATCGATCTGGTGACGCCGATGCGCGCCCAGCGCGACAGGTCCGACCTTTACTGCCGGACCGATACCCACTGGTCTCCCGACGGCTGCTATCTCGCCTACGCGGAGATCTGCCGGGCGCTGGGGGCCGAGCCCCGGGCGGATCTCCGGGACCGGCCCTCCTTCGAGACCGATCACGATGGCGATCTGGGGAGCGCGTTCGATCCGCCCCGTCGGGCGCGCTCACGCACCGTCCTGATGCAGCAGGATGCGGTGCGGACCTATGGCAGCCCGATCGTGGAGGCGCGGGAGAAGGCCGGCCTCCTGCACACGCTGCATGTCGGCGCCCATGTCGTCTACGGCAATGCCAAGGCGACCGACCCGCGCCGTCTGGCGCTGTTCGGCGATTCCTTCTCGCACATCATGCCGTACATGCTGACGATCATGCTGGCCGAGACGTTCCGCGAGGTGCACTTCATCTGGAGCACCTCGCTCGACTGGCCGTATATCGAGCGCGTCAGGCCCGACATCGTGCTGACCGAGGTGGCCGAGCGCTTCATGGTTCAGCTGCCCGACGACACCTTCTCGGTGGAGCGCTACGCGCAGGACCGCTTCGGCACAGAACTCGCAGCCGCGGATGCCTGAGCGCCGTCATCCCGGGACTGCGCAGCAAGGCCCGGGAACCAGCCCCTCAACGCGTGCGCGGACCGGCTCTATTGGCGGCCCTGGATTCCGGGTTCGCCTGCAGCGCCCCGGAATAACGGGGTTCGATGTCAGGCGGGCAGCAGACATCGGGCACGTCGCAACGCGGGGCTCCGGTGTCTTGGCCCATGGGGTGAACGCTTACGCCTGCAGCTTCGCCACCAGCGCGTCCGACAAGGCGAAGTTGACGTAGACGTTCTGAACGTCGTCCTGGTCCTCGATCACCTCGACGAGGCGGATCAGCTTTTCGCCGGTCTCATCGTCCACATCGATCGTGTTCTGCGCCTTCCAGATCAGGCCGGTGCGGCTCGGCTCGCCGAAGCGGGCCTCCAGCGCCTTGGCGACTTCGCCGTAGGAATCCTGGGCGCAGATCACCTCGTGCCCGTCCTCACCGGAGCTGACATCGTCGGCGCCGGCCTCGATCGCAGCCTCCAGCATCGTGTCGGCATCGGCCACGGCGGCCGGGTAGGCGATGACGCCGACGCGGTCGAACATGAAGGCGACGGCCCCGGTCTCGGCCAGGCTCCCGCCGGACTTGGTGAAGGCCGAGCGCACATCCGAGGCGGTGCGGTTGCGGTTGTCGGTCTGCGCCTCGACGATCAGCGCGGCCCCGCCCGGCCCGTATCCCTCGTAGCGGATATCCTCGTAATTCTCGCCGTCGGCGCCGGCGGCCTTCTTGATGGCGCGCTCGATGTTGTCCTTGGGCATGTTCTCGGCGCGGGCCGCCAGGATCGCCGCCCGCAGGCGCGGATTCATCGCCGGGTCGGGCGTGCCGAGCTTGGCCGCCACGGTGATCTCGCGGGCGAGCTTGCCGAACACCTTCGAGCGGACCGCGTCCACCCGGCCCTTCCGGTGCATGATGTTCTTGAACTGCGAATGGCCTGCCATGACGGTTCAGACTTTTGTTCGTTGGCGAGGGCGGGCATCCGGGACCCCGCCGTCGCGGCTGTGAGGTCGCCGCGTTATAGGCCGCCGCCTTCCGGCGAAGCAACGCGGCCGGTCACGGTGTCGGTGATCGGCTTGCGGCGGAAAGATCGCCGCGTCCAGGCGTTGCTGCAGGAAACCTCCTAGGCCGGATGTCGGATATCGGGTCGTAACAGGCGCAAGACGGACATGGTAGCTTACGCGAGCGCCGGTGTCGGCCGGGCCGTCGCGCACGACTGTGCCCGGCACGCGATCTATCAGCCCGCTGCAATCGCCCGGCGCATATTCCGGGCGGCCCACGATGCGCCGCGGCAATTGTGGATCGGCGCCTCGGCCG from Methylobacterium sp. PvR107 encodes:
- the ada gene encoding bifunctional DNA-binding transcriptional regulator/O6-methylguanine-DNA methyltransferase Ada, whose product is MSNRPKIDTAEAARWAALADRDVRADGTFVYAVRSTGVYCRPSCASRAARPENVSFHATCAEAEAAGFRPCRRCWPNEAGLAERRAEAVARACRAIEAAETMPPLAELARDAGLSAFHFHRIFKAATGVTPKTYAASCRAAVLTARLPGAETVTEALYEAGYGTASRFYAGGAPRLGMAPDQYRKGAAGIPMRFGVGACSLGAILVAATATGVCAILLGDEPDALVRDLQDRFPRAEIEGGDPAFETWMARVIGLVEAPGGGLDLPLDIRGTAFQQRVWEALRKIPVGSTASYAEIARAIGAPAAMRAVAQACGANPLAIAIPCHRVVRSDGALSGYRWGVARKRALLARETDA
- the grpE gene encoding nucleotide exchange factor GrpE; this encodes MPQDDQRQTTVEAGAGATQDTAPAGQGAEAASVDPVAEALALLTAERDELKDRMLRTLAEMENLRRRTEREVADARSYAVTNFARDVLNVADNIRRALDSVPADAKATADGALKGLIDGIELTERDLGKTLERHGVKIVEPQGQKFDPNRHQAMFEVPNPEVPAGTVVQVVQAGYVIGERVLRPALVGVAKGGPKAAANPADAA
- a CDS encoding YebC/PmpR family DNA-binding transcriptional regulator; this encodes MAGHSQFKNIMHRKGRVDAVRSKVFGKLAREITVAAKLGTPDPAMNPRLRAAILAARAENMPKDNIERAIKKAAGADGENYEDIRYEGYGPGGAALIVEAQTDNRNRTASDVRSAFTKSGGSLAETGAVAFMFDRVGVIAYPAAVADADTMLEAAIEAGADDVSSGEDGHEVICAQDSYGEVAKALEARFGEPSRTGLIWKAQNTIDVDDETGEKLIRLVEVIEDQDDVQNVYVNFALSDALVAKLQA
- a CDS encoding DUF6502 family protein, producing MSESVDTPREGASLHAPLARLLRPLVRLLVARGITFPALTDLLRELYVNVAEYDFALAGKEQTDSRVSLLTGIHRKEVRRLRGAGAPVSVVPAVVSRTSRIIARWIADPAYTDPQGHPLPLPRTAEGSASSFETLVSGITRDVRPRAVLDEWLDRGLAFTDAQDRIVLAEAAYVPRGDGAEGPQLYYFGRNLHDHIAAAVANIVGDRPRFLERAVHYDGLSRELAIKLEARAREIAMEALQQANREAHAACQTDPGGDHRWNFGLYIYTEAAASAPPTDGR
- a CDS encoding alginate O-acetyltransferase AlgX-related protein; amino-acid sequence: MASSTPDHIHVGKDGWLFLKTGTNDVLGQYERPEETTELVWQWRSLLATRERRLRAMGILYRHVVAPEKLMIYDHRLDGITIRPTASPAYRLLHSEPPLVGRRGPLGLYTAWRRRKRWRETCIDLVTPMRAQRDRSDLYCRTDTHWSPDGCYLAYAEICRALGAEPRADLRDRPSFETDHDGDLGSAFDPPRRARSRTVLMQQDAVRTYGSPIVEAREKAGLLHTLHVGAHVVYGNAKATDPRRLALFGDSFSHIMPYMLTIMLAETFREVHFIWSTSLDWPYIERVRPDIVLTEVAERFMVQLPDDTFSVERYAQDRFGTELAAADA
- a CDS encoding DUF5666 domain-containing protein, with translation MRSLPNRRFVLRLLAGAAALSPVAVRPQEAPRDQGIGGTGMMRTDEPRDGALGEGDRGIGGTGVIGTIRRFGSIIVNDLRIAYPPGVEVRIDGEAGTAADLKIGQVVHVVARPDGGGLATRRIDVTSEVVGRVESVAPGRMIVLGQRVSTAGLAGAWQPGTRVAVSGLRRPDGVIVASLIEPRASGPDRVAGPVRRESGGALTIGRLRLTGAEALPPGRRALVTGTEADGALRVTNAAQVGLPFPPGLKQVSIEAYIGRTGTRLDVGSGYAVAGRPNALVPHTGSARAVLTATVARDGDLTVERLRVENRIAPEPPQPDTPRFERERDRLDLRNLPDEIPGRFGAEPGGRQGGPGGIGELHGPAIDTRPGAAVVPGADGAGGFRAPHGGFGGAPPAGPGAFPGGPGGFGGPPGGPGPGPSGGGLGGGFGGPGGGRR